The sequence below is a genomic window from Ruminococcus albus AD2013.
GTTTAATCATCTGAGCACTTCCCTGCTGTTTTATTTTGAACTTGGTTTTTTGATTTCGTTTCCTACCTGGAATTCAAAAGAATTTTTTCTTTTAGTGTAAATCACAAAAAACACCCCCGCCCGGAACGTTGTTCCGATCGGGGTGTGTGCTCATACAGAAGCTTATGAGCTTCCTTCGGGCTTTTTTTGAGATAAATAGTATTTACATAATAGTTAATGTTACTATGATGGATTCTTGATAATATGATAGAAGAAAATACAGAACAATAAAAAAAGAACTTGTGTTTGATTACAAGTTCTTTTAAGCGTAAGTTTCGGTGTTATTCAAAATAATATCCGAAATTTTCATTCTCTGAATCAGTTATATTTTTACAGATATAAGCGTTTATGCCATTGTTTTCACAAAATTGTTTATATTCCTTAGCGTCTTTATTGTGAAAAAACCATTTAAGATTGGAATTTTCATCTACTACGACCCAAGTTCCGAATATTCTTTCTTCCTGTGTACGTTTATGCATTTTAATCATCCTTTCTGAAAAGTGCTTCAAATAGATTATATACAAAAACTCGAAAAAAGTCAAATAGATTTTAATGATAACTCCGGAAGATTGAGGAAGCTTTTTATATGATAATAAGCTTTAAAGTTCGAATTTCAGGGCATTTTGCCAACAAATTTATTGACTATCGAATTTTGGTATGGTATAATTGTTATATTCTTTATAATGAAAGACGAGGAGCGATACCCGTGAAAGTATTTGTTTACTGTGATGAAAAGGGACAGGTCGATGATTATGATAATCTTTCTGCTCAGATAGGTTTTCATAAAATGGGTTTTGAGATAGTTCATTTTCATGATTATACCGAACTGACTCAACGGCATGATAAAGCTGATTTGATAGTAAGCGGTATAGGTCATGTTAAACGCCGTCTGATCGAAACAGGAGCAGATATGCCGGATATAGATTATCCGGATAATCTGAAAAAATATCTCGGAAGAAAAATATGGCGTTCAACCATAAATACTATCAATTCATCTCCGGAACTTTGGCCGGTGTTTGTAAAGCCTGTCTTCAACAAACGTTTTATGGGAAGAACTGTATATACTGCAAAAGACCTGATAGGGTGCGGGAACTGCTTTGAAGATACGGAAGTCTATTGCAGTGAGCCGATAGATCTTGTTTCGGAATACAGATGTTTTGTGAGATACGGAACTATTACAGATGTCAGGATATATAAGGGCGACTGGAGATATCCACTTGATCCCGGTGTGGTAGAAAAAGCGGTAGCGGATTATTCTGATCAGCCGAAAGGGTATGCCCTGGACTTTGGGGTAACAAAAAACGGCAAAACTTTACTGGTCGAAGTTAATGCGACTGTATGTATAGGCTCATACGGTCTTGACCCAATAGCCTATGCAAAACTCCTCTCCGCCCGCTGGGCTGAACTCACAGGGACGGAGGATGAATGTGCGTTTGATGTGAAATGAAAGGAGTATCCATATAATGTCAGAAGAAAAAGAAAACCCATTTGAACTTACACGTTCCCAATACAAAGAAATCAAGAAAATGAGCCGAGAGCAGATGCGCGTTACACTCAAAGAGATATACAATCAAGGTGTTGCAAGTGTAGAAACTACATATGTTCACCCGGACGATTTGCGTAATGCGATAGGAAAAATCAATGGTATCGGTGAAAAGCGCCTTGATGAGATCATGGCAGTTATAGAGAGTTTTATATCAGGAGATGACAAAGAGTGACCTATAAGGAAGCATTAAACACTATTCCAAAAGGCAAATACCGTCACTACAAAGGTAACGAATATGAAGTTCTTGAAATAGCACAGCACTCGGAAACGCTTGAACCTATGGTCGTTTATCGTGCGCTTTACGGCGAGCACGGAGTATGGGTGCGACCTGCCGAGATGTGGAATGAGATCATCGAAAAGGATGGAAAGTCATTTAGGAGATTTGAAAGGCTGGAATAATATGGCAATACTGTATTTTTCTGATATTCTGAAAAAAGTAGGATTAGACCCCAAAAAAGTCAAGCTAATAAGACACGCACTCTCTGATAAGGGGTTCAAAAAATGTGCCGATAGAGGTAAAATATATGAATACACTTGTCATCAGAAAAAAGACTTTAACAAAGGATATGATTACTGGGTCGTATTCATAAGCGGCAAAGGTACTTTGGCTCAGCTTTACGCCATTTACAAAGTCGGAGATTATGTTTCGGACACTCCTGATATGATGCCTGAAGGAATGCCTGATATAGAAGCATATACAGGTAAATATGCTATATACGATCTTGAAAGACTAGATATCTTAAAAGAATATGAGGGTAAACTCACCATTGATTGGGGAACATCAGCTCGTATGTGGCATCAAAAAGGAACGACAGAAAAGCCTGTTATCTCAATAATGCCCGACCAGAAGAAAGTATTTATGGGATATGATGAAGTGTTGCTTTCCTATGACCAGCTTAAAGAAATCGTGGATAACAAAGAGATATACGAAGCATGGCACATTGCACTGAAATCAGTAAATGCTATCTATCTATCTTATTGTTGATACCGAAACTGGCAAGCAATATGTCGGCTCGGCTTACGGTGAAGATGGCTTATTTGGCAGATGGTGCTGCTATGTAAACTCACATCACGGACATAACAAGAAGATGAAAGAACTTATCTGTTACTATCCCGAAAGATACCATGCTTTCCAGTTTTCGATACTGCAAATCCTCCCGAAAACAATCATTACAGAAGACATTGTCAAAATTGAAAACAAGTGGAAAGCCAGATTATTAAGCAAGAAATTCGGAATGAATGACAATTAAAGGAAAACCATGAAAATACTATTCCTATGCAGCCAAAATAAACGTCGCAGTTTAACCGCCGAGAAATACTTCGACGGATATAATGGACATCAGGTACGCTCCGCAGGCACGGAAAACAATTCACGCGTCAAAGTCACGGAAGGTCTTATCGGCTGGTCCGACGTGATCTTCTGTATGGAAAAGAAACATCTTCGCAGAATAAAGGATAAATACAGCTCGTCACTTTCGGACAAAAAGGTTATCTGCCTAAACATTCCCGATGAATATGGGTTTATGGACGAGGAACTCATCTCTTTGCTTGACAGCAGTGTAAGTGAATATTTATAATTTTATTTTCGGAGGAATTGTCCAAGAAAGTAGAGTATTATGATAACATCGAGTATGGGTTCTTCATCAAGGTCGCGTATGATGACTATATTGCAGGTGCTGAATCTGAAGAAGAATTCGACAGTCTTTGTTATGCTATCGAGGTTTTCACGTCAGCAACGGATTCTGATTTCATCTTCGATAGAAAGGTTTATGAAAAAATACTACAACAACTGATTCCCGACAGCACTGTTATAATAAGATATGTAGATGATGAATACAGCATGAGCGGACGTTCACTTCTGATACAGGTCAAGAATGCAAATGAACTTATTTCTGTAGTATACAAGGATAAAGGTCATTGGTATCCCTTTGATTGTAATATACCACGAAACAGAAAATCTTATCTTTCTTAAAGCAAAACACTTGACAACGAGCGTCCGAAGTGATATACTATGATTTGGGCAATACCGTAAGGCGAGACGGTATAAGGCAATGGACAATTGAGCTTCGGCTCAAAGATCGTGGGGCTACTGCGTGGTAGCCCCCTTTCTTTTTGCCAAAATCACTTTTTCTAATGATTATAGTTTATCATAACGCCGTGTGGGGGAATCGAACCCTCGTACCGTTTTTCGGCATGCTGTTTTCAGGACAGTTCGCAGAGCCAGCCTGCATACACGGCAAATGTGGCGGCCACACCGAGACTTGAACTCGGACATCAGAATAACCCGATTACTCACGGTTTAGCAAACCGCTGCCTTACCAATTAGGCTTATGTGACCATATGGCGCTGTGTACAGGACTCGAACCTGTAAGTCCAAAAGGACGCTGCTTTTCGGGAGCAGTGTGTTACCAATTACACTAACACAGCTCATGACGTCGGCATTCGGATTCGAACCGAAACATCGGAAAACTCCGATTACTCTCGCCTTTCCAAGACGATCCCTTACCAGTTAGGGTTATGCCGACATATGGTGGGCAGGGTGGGTGCCGACCCCACTACGCATAAAGCAACGGTTTTACAGACCGCCGAGTTTGCCGATTCTCTGTACCTGCTCATATTGGTGGGAGAGGAAGGACTCGAACCTTCGATGTTTCTAATGTCAC
It includes:
- a CDS encoding ATP-grasp domain-containing protein, yielding MKVFVYCDEKGQVDDYDNLSAQIGFHKMGFEIVHFHDYTELTQRHDKADLIVSGIGHVKRRLIETGADMPDIDYPDNLKKYLGRKIWRSTINTINSSPELWPVFVKPVFNKRFMGRTVYTAKDLIGCGNCFEDTEVYCSEPIDLVSEYRCFVRYGTITDVRIYKGDWRYPLDPGVVEKAVADYSDQPKGYALDFGVTKNGKTLLVEVNATVCIGSYGLDPIAYAKLLSARWAELTGTEDECAFDVK
- a CDS encoding DUF1653 domain-containing protein, translated to MTYKEALNTIPKGKYRHYKGNEYEVLEIAQHSETLEPMVVYRALYGEHGVWVRPAEMWNEIIEKDGKSFRRFERLE
- a CDS encoding GIY-YIG nuclease family protein, with translation MLSIYLIVDTETGKQYVGSAYGEDGLFGRWCCYVNSHHGHNKKMKELICYYPERYHAFQFSILQILPKTIITEDIVKIENKWKARLLSKKFGMNDN
- a CDS encoding low molecular weight protein tyrosine phosphatase family protein codes for the protein MKILFLCSQNKRRSLTAEKYFDGYNGHQVRSAGTENNSRVKVTEGLIGWSDVIFCMEKKHLRRIKDKYSSSLSDKKVICLNIPDEYGFMDEELISLLDSSVSEYL